The window GAAAACCAAAAGTTACACAAAccctttttatatatttttttctgaccacAGTAGTCttccattgacaaaaacaaaggatttAAATGTCAAAAACTTGCACACAGAGAGGTGCAAACGTTGCGAGTCCTCCAATTAGTAAACCAAATTGGCGCGACACGTTCCCCGCTGAATCTTTCACCAGTTGCAGTCTCAGCTCTTCAAACTGCGCTCGTTCACGACGCGCGCTCTTGATATGACGCTCGCCTCCGAGAGCGCTTGCCGCCAAGCAATGCCTCCAACCAATGTAGTGGGGGTCTGCAGGACTTCCACAATGGGAGGAGTATGACATGTGTTCCGAGCCCTGCCCACTaacagcaaaatatatataaggTGGAGGGAGGCACAGTCAGCCACTCAAACCTtaaatcatctgcaaaaaaaaaaaaaaaaaaaaactttagccAATCTCACTTATAATAAACTGATTGGCATTTGATTAACTTTTCTCTTCATAATTTTAGTCTAGCCTGATTTGAACAAAATAGatgatatttttttgcttgtataaacattttaaaaattgtgagtacattttgaattaaaaaaagttacgttttttcttttctttttctttttggaagcAGTGTCTGAATATTTGTCCCAATGGCAGTGGACACTGACTTTGGCATGAAGAGCAGCAGCATCACGCGAGAGTGGAGTGGACAGGTCCAGCCGGCTCTGGTGGCAtcttttgtcttcctcttttGCCTGGAAGCCTGCCTCTGGTTCAGGAACCTGAGGCTCAAGAGAAGACTGCCGGGACCCTTCGCCTGGCCTGTGGTGGGCAACGTCATGCAGCTGGGCCAGATGCCTCACATCACCTTCGCCAAACTGGCCAAAAAATATGGTAATGTGTACCAGATAAGACTAGGTTGCAGTGACATTGTGGTCCTGAATGGAGCCAGGGCCATACGTCAGGCTCTGATACAGCACAGCAGGGAGTTTGCTGGCAGACCAAACTTTCTCTCCTTCCAGATGATCTCTGGAGGAAGGAGCCTCACATTTACTAATTACAGCAAAGAGTGGAAGGTGCACAGGAAAATTGCCCAGTCCAGCCTGAGAGCCTTTTCCTCTGCAAATAGTCAGACCAAAAAAGCCTTCGAGCAGCACGTTATGGCCGAGGCTATGGAACTGGTGCGGGCATTTTTGCGACACAGCACAGATGGACAATATTTTGACCCATCCCATGAATTTACAGTAGCTGCTGCTAACGTCCTGTGCGCTCTTTGCTTCGGGAGGCGATACGGACAAGACGATCCGGAGTTCAGGACAATGTTGACGAGGCTGGACAAGTTTGGAGAGACGGTTGGAGCCGGCAGCCTGGTTGATGTCATGCCCTGGCTCCAGTCCTTCCCTAACCCGGTCCGCAGCATCTACGAAAACTTTAAAAATCTCAACGAGGAGTTCTTCGCCTATGTGACAGATAAAGTGGCGCAGCACAGAGAGTCCTTCGATCCAGATGTGACCCGGGACATGAGCGACGCCATCATCAACGTGATCGAGCACGGAAAAGAGAGCGGCCTGACGAAAGAGTTTGTAGAAGCGACGGTGACGGACCTGATTGGAGCAGGCCAAGACACAGTATCCACCATCATGCAGTGGATCATACTACTGCTGGTCAAATATCCCGAAGAGCAAGCTAAGCTGCATGCCCTCATAGACAAAGTGGTGGGCTCAGACAGACTGCCCTCAACTGAGGACCGCAGCAGCTTGGCATACCTGGACGCCTTCATCTACGAGGTCATGCGCTTCACCAGCTTTGTCCCCATCACCATCCCTCATTCCACCACCTCTGACGTCACCATCGAAGGTCTCAGCATCCCCAAAGACACGGTGGTTTTCATCAACCAGTGGTCGGTCAACCATGACCCGCTGAAATGGAAGAATCCGCATATCTTTAACCCCTCGCGCTTTCTGGGGGAAAACGGAACCCTCGATAAGGACGTCATCAACAGTGTTATGATTTTTTCAATAGGTAAGCGGCGATGTATTGGTGACCAGATTGCCAAGGTCGAAGTGTTTTTATTCACGGCTGTCTTGTTGCACCAGTGCGTCTTAGAGAGTGACCCCTCTCAGCCCGTCAGCCAGGATTGCTCCTACGGGCTCTCGCTGAAGCCCCTCAGATACTGTGTCACCGCCAAGCTCAGAGGAAAGTTACTTGGCTTGGTTTCCCCAGCGTGAGCTGCAGGGATCTGCACTGTGACTCAAGGCCAGCAGAGACTTCCCCACACGACTCCACCAGTGACATTTAACAGTGCGTGCTAGCATACCTGCACAAAGTCTTAATGTAAAATTTTcctatttaatgtatttaaacatGCATTGCGGTTGGGAATGTGGTGTCAAATCTCTAATATTAAACCAATTGAATTCATGTCAATAGACTTTTGGCATCAATGCAAGAGGTTGAAAAAGTTCTCCAGATTTCGTACATAATATTAAGAGTTGAATGCTTTCATTGCATGAGCATGTAGGATCTGCACAGGGCATCTACAGACCTTTAAATTTCCTTTTAAACTAACACTATAATGTAATAAATGCTTGTGAATGTTACAGTCACTTGTTGACTGACTTTCCTCAGTCGTAATATCTAAGTATATACTGAACCTTTGTCACATCATGCTTTTAGAATGTGTTTTTATAAGTTTTGAGGAGGACAGGAAACATAAGAATAAACTTTATCTATCTACCATCATCTACTGTATTCAAAGCATGTGAAGACGTTGAATAAAGAGAGACGATGAAAGGAAAAAGAGAACATGGAAGTGAAGAGGAAGTCTTTCATCAACATCCATCAGAGAAAATGTGCAAACTTTTGTGAAGCCAGTGTCAGCCCGAGCGCTGCCTGCCAAACACCGTTCCCACCTATACTCACAGCACAGATgtgcaccatgtttttgtttcccaTGAGGCATTATCACGACCAGGTTTGTTTACAAAGTTTTCAAAGCTACACGGATGTTCCTGCACCTCTTTAAGCCTGCGCGCTCTGTGCATGTTTATCTTCTTCAACCAACTACTCAACGGGGCTTCATGTGTTGGCTTTAAtatgatgaaataaaataagcTATATCTGAAATTGATATTGATGATAATAAAACATGTTGACTGTTTCCTGTTTCtggatttaatttcatgttattgtTTGTAATGAGATAAAATCCCACAGTGGAGTGAGGCTGAGTAACATCTATGTGAAGTAGCATATTGGATTATGTAGGCCATACTATCAAACGTGGCAGCAATACAATGCTACCATTGTCAAGTTGTTTGTCATTACTCATTGTTTTTAAGTGAAACAAACCTTGATTTGTGGCTGGACGATGACTTTTTAAATCCTTCGTTTTGTTGCACaagcactcacatgcacacatgctaGAGTCCTGTGTTCTCCACTCTGTTTGAAATTAGCGCAATACAGACAACAGAGTCTTTTGGGCCCAGCACCACATTACACAGGGTCACAAGACAACACGTAGCTTGCATAATATTGAAACCTTAAAACCGTATACATTTCATGGAGATATTCTTGTGGTGTTTTTCCAATGGGTCTTGGTGATAACAAAGCTGTTTGTTAATAATACATATAAAGTCTGAAGGAAAGCAGTCATCATAAAAGGTAAAGCAACCTCAAAAATAACACTATATAATACAgtgaatttatttatattacattttggtAGAAAAATTTGTTCCATACAACATGTTTATCTTGTTCATACCATAAACCATAAATATCTAGTTTTGGCAACACGGCCTATAAAGTCTCCCCAGCTTTGCTGTCATTCTACAAGGGATGCTGCTGGAAGGAGGCCTAAGTGGGACTAAGGTCTGCAAACTTTGGTCAAAAAGGGAGGAGAGtaaccgtttaaaaaaaaaaaaaaaaaaaaaaaaaaaactgagtcGAGGACCCCTCCCACCATAGGGATACATATAAGTGAAGGCTTGAATCTGCTTTCTTCTAAAGTGGTCATCTGAAGACGAGCCGAGCCACAGCTAACTGCTCAGCGTAATCGAGATCTTGTCATTAACTGCAGTGGAGACTGTGAGTGCTGCTTGGAGTCCTTTATTTGGGCTGGTCATGATTGACCACACACATTTGACCTTTGATGTCACTTTATTAACTAAAGGAGAACCTCTTGGAAGGATTTAAAGTTTAAAGtgagttttcttttctttggatgCAAAGGAGGACAGACGACACAATGGCTCACATGGACGCTGAATTTGCTGTGAAGGGCAGCAGCATTACTCAAGAGTGGAGTGGACAGCTCCAGCCTGCTCTGGTCGCAACTTTTCTTTTCCTTATCTGCCTGGAAGCCGGCCTGTGGGTGAGGAACCTGAGGCTCAAGAGAAGACTGCCGGGACCGTTCGCCTGGCCCGTAGTGGGCAACGCCATGCAGCTGGGCCAGATGCCTCACATCACCTTCGCCAAACTTGTTGAAAAATATGGTAATGTGTACCAAATAAGGCTAGGTTGCAGTGACATTGTGGTCCTGAACGGCGACAGCGCCATACGTCAAGCTCTGATACAACACAGCACAGAGTTTGCCGGTAGACCAAACTTTGTGTCTTTTCAGTACGTGTCAGGAGGAAAAAGCCTGACGTTCACCAATTACAGCAAAGAGTGGAAGATGCACAGGAAAATTGCTCAATCCACGATCAGAGCGTTCTCATCTGCCAACAGCCAAACCAAAAAAGCTTTTGAGTGGCAAATCGTGGCAGAAGCTGAAGAACTGGTTGAGATTTTCCTGAAACTAGGGGCTCAGGGTCATTATTTCAACCCTTCCCATGAGCTGACAGTAGCTGCAGCTAATGTGATTTGTGCCTTGTGCTTCGGAAAACGTTACGGACACGATGACGCTGAGTTCAGAGCCTTGTTACAGAGGATAAACGACTTTGGGCAGACTGTTGGAGCTGGCAGCTTGGTGGATGTGATGCCATGGCTTCAGTCTTTCCCAAATCCTGTCCGTACTGTCTTCAAGAACTTTAAACACCTGAACAAGGAGTTTTTCAGGTTTGTTCAGGCCAAAGTAGAAGAGCACAGAAAGACCTTCAATCCCGAGGTAACCCGGGATATGAGTGACGCCATCATCGGGGTCACTGACAAGACTGAGAATGACAAGGGACTCGCTGAGGGCTACACTGAGGCGACGGTGGCAGATCTCATTGGCGCGGGTCTGGATACTGTTTCCACTGCTCTTGACTGGATACTACTTCTCCTAGTGAAACACCCTGAAATCCAAGTGACACTCCAGCAGCTGGTGGACAAGGTGGTGGGGTCAAACAGGCTTCCCTCTGTGGAAGACAGAGGTCGCCTGGCCCATCTAGACGCCTTCATTTATGAAACAATGCGATTCAGCAGTTTTGTGCCCATCACCATTCCCCATTCTACGACCTCGGACGTTACTATTGAGGGtctttgca of the Phycodurus eques isolate BA_2022a chromosome 14, UOR_Pequ_1.1, whole genome shotgun sequence genome contains:
- the LOC133412552 gene encoding cytochrome P450 1B1-like, which translates into the protein MAHMDAEFAVKGSSITQEWSGQLQPALVATFLFLICLEAGLWVRNLRLKRRLPGPFAWPVVGNAMQLGQMPHITFAKLVEKYGNVYQIRLGCSDIVVLNGDSAIRQALIQHSTEFAGRPNFVSFQYVSGGKSLTFTNYSKEWKMHRKIAQSTIRAFSSANSQTKKAFEWQIVAEAEELVEIFLKLGAQGHYFNPSHELTVAAANVICALCFGKRYGHDDAEFRALLQRINDFGQTVGAGSLVDVMPWLQSFPNPVRTVFKNFKHLNKEFFRFVQAKVEEHRKTFNPEVTRDMSDAIIGVTDKTENDKGLAEGYTEATVADLIGAGLDTVSTALDWILLLLVKHPEIQVTLQQLVDKVVGSNRLPSVEDRGRLAHLDAFIYETMRFSSFVPITIPHSTTSDVTIEGLCIPKDTVVFINQWSINHDPLKWKDPHIFDPSRFLDENGSLDKDLTNNVMIFSAGKRRCIGDQIAKVEIFLFFAILLQQCHFEKCPYEDLSLNCAYGLTLRPLDFKITAKPRREQL
- the LOC133412581 gene encoding cytochrome P450 1B1-like, with amino-acid sequence MAVDTDFGMKSSSITREWSGQVQPALVASFVFLFCLEACLWFRNLRLKRRLPGPFAWPVVGNVMQLGQMPHITFAKLAKKYGNVYQIRLGCSDIVVLNGARAIRQALIQHSREFAGRPNFLSFQMISGGRSLTFTNYSKEWKVHRKIAQSSLRAFSSANSQTKKAFEQHVMAEAMELVRAFLRHSTDGQYFDPSHEFTVAAANVLCALCFGRRYGQDDPEFRTMLTRLDKFGETVGAGSLVDVMPWLQSFPNPVRSIYENFKNLNEEFFAYVTDKVAQHRESFDPDVTRDMSDAIINVIEHGKESGLTKEFVEATVTDLIGAGQDTVSTIMQWIILLLVKYPEEQAKLHALIDKVVGSDRLPSTEDRSSLAYLDAFIYEVMRFTSFVPITIPHSTTSDVTIEGLSIPKDTVVFINQWSVNHDPLKWKNPHIFNPSRFLGENGTLDKDVINSVMIFSIGKRRCIGDQIAKVEVFLFTAVLLHQCVLESDPSQPVSQDCSYGLSLKPLRYCVTAKLRGKLLGLVSPA